Proteins co-encoded in one Meiothermus sp. genomic window:
- a CDS encoding GNAT family N-acetyltransferase yields MTEVHLRPLVLSDLPRVLEWSRDEAFCLANGWPVGLPAEQLQDWFVRLLNNPPVDLVRKGIVVNTPEYPEGLLVGFVDLRDVNLLEKRARLRIAIGDETHRGQGVGYAAGLQMLEHGFGELGLERITAEVHSSNSRMLALLEKLGFQREGVLRQHETRQGIKEDIHLFGMLREEFEPPSSQAWLRALTSRP; encoded by the coding sequence ATGACCGAAGTGCACCTGCGCCCACTGGTTCTGAGCGACCTACCCCGTGTGCTCGAGTGGAGCCGCGATGAGGCCTTCTGCCTGGCCAACGGCTGGCCGGTGGGACTGCCCGCCGAGCAGTTGCAGGACTGGTTTGTGCGCCTGCTCAACAATCCCCCAGTGGACCTGGTACGTAAAGGCATTGTGGTCAACACACCAGAGTACCCCGAGGGTCTCCTGGTGGGGTTTGTGGATCTGCGCGACGTTAATTTGCTGGAGAAGCGGGCCCGCTTGCGGATCGCCATTGGCGACGAGACCCACCGGGGGCAGGGGGTGGGGTATGCCGCAGGCCTGCAGATGCTCGAGCACGGCTTTGGCGAGCTGGGCTTGGAGCGCATCACCGCCGAAGTCCACAGCTCTAACAGCCGGATGCTGGCCCTCCTGGAAAAGCTGGGTTTTCAGCGCGAGGGGGTCTTGCGCCAGCACGAGACCCGGCAGGGCATCAAGGAAGACATCCATCTGTTCGGGATGCTACGCGAGGAGTTCGAGCCCCCCAGCAGCCAAGCTTGGCTCAGGGCCCTTACGTCGCGGCCATAA
- a CDS encoding 3-oxoacyl-ACP synthase, whose amino-acid sequence MAYLRGLGIYLPTPRMHSSEIAAASQLPEWVVREKLGIHQKPIPGPNDHPAHMGGWAAQAALEEAGLEGAALDVVISITDEHKDYPVWCSAPLIAQMVGARRAWAFDLNQKCASFISALAVAEGLLASQPDLQHILIAGGYRNGDLIDYTDPAVRFMYDLAAGGGAALIGREGPGFRLLAAQLKTDPSLATSVRVPVGGTVEPLTPANVDRYRLRVAEPELMKARLEQVSLPGFLEVIQGALGRAGYTAADLDYLALLHMKPSAHQAVLAGLGLSEERAIYLSDYGHLGQLDPILSLKLAVDAGKLGPGSLVALAAAGVGYHWGAAVLRLEEGRQWS is encoded by the coding sequence ATGGCATACCTTCGGGGCCTGGGCATCTATCTACCCACACCGCGCATGCATAGCAGCGAGATTGCTGCGGCCAGCCAGCTACCGGAATGGGTGGTACGGGAGAAACTGGGCATTCACCAGAAACCCATTCCCGGCCCCAACGACCATCCGGCCCATATGGGGGGCTGGGCTGCTCAGGCTGCGCTCGAGGAGGCGGGCCTCGAGGGGGCTGCGCTGGATGTGGTCATCAGCATCACCGATGAACACAAGGACTACCCGGTCTGGTGCAGCGCACCCCTCATCGCCCAGATGGTGGGGGCCCGCCGGGCCTGGGCCTTCGATCTGAACCAAAAGTGCGCCAGCTTTATCAGCGCTCTGGCAGTCGCCGAGGGGCTTTTGGCGAGCCAGCCCGACCTGCAGCACATCCTGATAGCGGGCGGCTATCGCAACGGCGACCTGATTGACTACACCGACCCGGCTGTGCGCTTCATGTACGACCTGGCCGCGGGCGGCGGAGCTGCGCTGATAGGGCGGGAAGGGCCGGGATTCAGGCTGCTGGCCGCGCAGCTCAAAACCGACCCCAGCCTGGCTACCAGCGTGCGGGTGCCGGTAGGGGGCACGGTAGAGCCCCTAACTCCAGCCAATGTAGATCGGTACAGGCTGCGGGTGGCCGAGCCCGAGCTGATGAAAGCCCGCCTCGAGCAGGTCTCACTGCCCGGTTTCCTGGAGGTCATTCAAGGTGCCCTGGGACGGGCTGGGTACACCGCTGCCGATCTGGACTACCTGGCCCTGCTGCACATGAAACCCTCGGCCCACCAGGCGGTGCTGGCCGGACTGGGGCTATCGGAAGAGCGCGCCATTTACCTGTCTGACTACGGTCACCTGGGCCAGCTCGACCCCATTCTTTCGCTCAAGCTGGCGGTGGATGCAGGCAAGCTGGGCCCCGGAAGCCTGGTGGCCCTGGCTGCGGCTGGGGTGGGCTACCACTGGGGGGCCGCGGTTCTTCGCCTGGAGGAGGGGCGCCAATGGAGCTAA
- a CDS encoding class I adenylate-forming enzyme family protein, producing MELNANWLARLAAYHPERPAVYWRGGWLSYADLYQRAQRAAASLAGLGVARGDRVAVLGPNHLGYLELYFAAPLLGFIPTLLNHRLSEAELKGLLEYTRPRVLFYTEDFAVPAQQLHPQAHPLEALQTLPEKEIPGFTPSLEDPALLLFTGGTTGLPKGALIPYRQLLVNAIQTCMSWGLSPNDRYIVATPMFHAALNALTTPLLYLGGQVLIQERFDPALYLAWVREHRVSLLFLVPTMYQMLAQHPDFAQADLRTVRWAISGGAPCPHPVRAAFKARGVRFKQGYGLTECGVNCFTQSLEEAEAFPESVGRPMPHLWARLVGAGGQEALEEGELWLSGPVVMSGYFERPTETAQALVVQNGRTWLRTGDLARRDAEGRYYIVGRVKEMFISGGENVYPIEVERALYDHPAVLECAVLGVPDARWGEVGLAAVVLKSPIGEEELKRFLRARLAGYKVPKHFLFLPELPKSGPGKILKSALYQKFMEEFHA from the coding sequence ATGGAGCTAAACGCCAACTGGCTGGCGCGGCTGGCCGCCTATCATCCCGAGCGGCCAGCGGTCTACTGGCGTGGGGGTTGGCTTAGCTACGCAGACCTGTACCAGCGGGCCCAGCGGGCCGCGGCCTCGCTGGCCGGCCTTGGGGTCGCCCGGGGGGATCGGGTCGCGGTGCTGGGGCCCAACCACCTGGGCTACCTCGAGCTCTACTTTGCCGCGCCCTTGCTGGGCTTTATTCCCACCCTGCTCAACCACCGCCTGAGCGAGGCCGAGCTTAAGGGGCTGCTCGAGTACACCCGGCCCAGAGTCCTTTTCTACACCGAAGACTTCGCGGTGCCGGCCCAGCAACTGCACCCCCAGGCGCATCCTCTGGAGGCCCTGCAAACCCTGCCCGAAAAAGAAATTCCAGGTTTTACCCCCAGCTTAGAGGATCCGGCCCTGCTGCTCTTTACCGGCGGCACCACCGGGCTGCCCAAAGGGGCCCTCATCCCCTACCGCCAGCTTCTGGTCAATGCCATCCAGACCTGCATGAGCTGGGGGCTTTCCCCCAATGATCGCTACATCGTAGCCACCCCCATGTTCCATGCGGCCCTGAACGCCCTGACCACGCCCCTGCTCTACCTGGGCGGCCAGGTGCTTATACAGGAAAGGTTCGACCCCGCTTTGTACCTGGCCTGGGTTCGGGAACACCGGGTGAGCCTGCTGTTTTTGGTGCCCACCATGTACCAGATGCTGGCCCAGCACCCCGACTTTGCCCAGGCCGACCTGCGCACGGTGCGCTGGGCCATCTCCGGCGGGGCCCCCTGTCCGCACCCGGTGCGGGCCGCCTTCAAGGCCAGGGGTGTGCGCTTCAAGCAGGGCTATGGCCTGACCGAGTGCGGTGTCAACTGCTTTACCCAGAGCCTCGAGGAGGCCGAAGCTTTCCCCGAATCGGTGGGCCGCCCCATGCCCCACCTCTGGGCCCGGCTGGTCGGGGCCGGGGGCCAGGAGGCGCTCGAGGAGGGTGAACTCTGGCTCTCCGGGCCGGTGGTGATGTCGGGCTACTTTGAGCGCCCCACCGAGACCGCTCAGGCCCTGGTTGTGCAGAATGGCCGCACCTGGCTGCGCACCGGCGACCTGGCCCGGCGCGACGCCGAAGGGCGCTACTACATCGTGGGGCGGGTCAAGGAGATGTTCATCTCGGGGGGAGAGAACGTCTACCCCATCGAGGTGGAACGGGCCCTTTACGATCATCCCGCGGTGCTCGAGTGCGCGGTGCTGGGGGTTCCCGACGCCCGCTGGGGCGAGGTGGGCCTGGCTGCGGTCGTACTCAAATCGCCGATTGGCGAGGAAGAGCTGAAGCGTTTTCTGAGGGCCCGGCTGGCCGGCTATAAGGTGCCCAAACATTTCCTTTTCCTCCCCGAGCTACCCAAAAGCGGCCCCGGCAAGATTTTGAAAAGTGCGCTGTATCAGAAGTTTATGGAGGAATTCCATGCCTGA
- a CDS encoding alpha/beta fold hydrolase: MPEQAVNGTRLFYRLDGPEEAPCLVLLNGIFQRTEAWEPLMPYLKNFRVLRYDMRGQGQSAVPPGPYPPEQHASDLAALLEALKIPRYHLLGLSNGGVVAQVYAAQQPAGLEKLILLCTTPRLDPLLRAKVASWRQALAWGGTRGRLQVALPWIWGRAYLEAHPEIADGASLSQMEQAAPTPEAQQNLLDGFMAMEDLRPRLKRVKAPTLVLSGADDLLFPPCYGQEIAAAIPQATHRVLSQVGHVAPVEDTAGLAGAILRFLEVQA, translated from the coding sequence ATGCCTGAGCAAGCCGTCAATGGAACCCGCCTTTTCTACCGGCTGGATGGCCCCGAAGAAGCGCCGTGCCTGGTGCTGCTCAATGGCATCTTTCAGCGCACCGAGGCCTGGGAGCCCCTCATGCCCTACCTGAAGAATTTCCGGGTGCTGCGCTACGACATGCGCGGCCAGGGGCAAAGCGCCGTACCCCCGGGGCCCTACCCCCCCGAACAGCACGCCAGCGACCTGGCCGCCCTCCTGGAGGCTCTAAAGATCCCGCGCTACCACCTGCTGGGCCTGTCCAACGGCGGGGTGGTGGCCCAGGTATACGCCGCACAACAACCCGCCGGCCTGGAAAAGCTCATCCTGCTGTGCACCACCCCCCGCCTCGACCCGCTTCTACGAGCCAAAGTAGCAAGCTGGCGGCAGGCCCTGGCCTGGGGCGGCACCCGTGGACGCTTGCAGGTTGCCCTGCCCTGGATCTGGGGCCGGGCCTATCTGGAAGCCCACCCGGAGATCGCCGACGGGGCTTCACTGTCACAGATGGAGCAGGCCGCCCCAACCCCAGAGGCCCAGCAAAACTTACTGGATGGCTTTATGGCTATGGAAGACCTGCGCCCCCGCCTGAAGCGGGTCAAAGCCCCTACGCTGGTGCTCTCGGGTGCGGACGATTTGCTCTTCCCGCCCTGCTACGGCCAGGAGATTGCGGCCGCCATCCCCCAGGCCACCCATCGGGTGCTATCCCAGGTGGGCCACGTGGCCCCAGTTGAGGACACCGCCGGGCTGGCCGGGGCCATCCTGAGGTTTTTGGAGGTACAGGCATGA
- a CDS encoding MaoC family dehydratase: protein MKFQIGDSASYTQTISEAHVALFIGAVGDTNPLHVDSEYAQKSRFGARIAQGILVAGLISTAIGTRLPGPGAIYLGQSLRFLKPTYLGDTITATVTVRAIRPDKPILSLETVCTNQKGERVIEGEATVLYEEVL, encoded by the coding sequence ATGAAGTTCCAGATAGGAGACAGCGCTTCTTACACCCAGACCATCAGCGAGGCGCATGTGGCCCTGTTCATCGGGGCGGTGGGCGATACCAATCCGTTGCATGTGGACAGCGAGTACGCCCAAAAAAGCCGTTTTGGGGCCCGCATCGCCCAGGGCATTCTGGTGGCCGGCCTCATATCCACCGCCATCGGCACCAGGCTGCCGGGGCCGGGGGCCATCTACCTGGGCCAGAGCCTGCGCTTTCTGAAGCCCACCTACCTGGGCGACACCATCACGGCCACTGTAACGGTGCGGGCCATCCGCCCGGATAAACCCATCCTGAGCCTCGAGACCGTCTGCACCAACCAAAAAGGTGAGCGGGTCATCGAGGGTGAGGCAACGGTGCTCTACGAGGAGGTTTTGTGA
- a CDS encoding ABC transporter substrate-binding protein, with product MKKVWMVLLAVLGLAGLALAQTTVRVGVLLPISTVAGKAALNGVQLGVDQVNAGGKVKIELVVVDDGNTPATAVPALTKLMTVDRVDIVIGGLASGVTFALSGPVKQYQPLFLCIGAASSVVEQAFSDYNRFFHYHPWDYHNVAAALEFFKYLYDSGARRVAILYEDGPFGSAGIQTYRQQLERQGYTVQAEPFKSGSGSFTAILTRLKGFRPDILYWIGYDVDALPIAAQARQVGLEPKLIYGAPPAWPTGFEKNKLSNDIAGMTAWLPSVANNESRRFVNLYRRKFGEVTDEYMAPMGYVIALSLGKALEAAGSTDKDRVAAELAKVQMDTPFGPLSFKPSDTGRTRYQGFNQSIWLQFQYLEGSRRPVFPPSRSARPLRFPGNY from the coding sequence ATGAAAAAAGTTTGGATGGTTCTTTTGGCAGTTTTGGGTCTGGCTGGGCTGGCCCTGGCCCAGACCACGGTGCGGGTGGGCGTGCTCCTGCCCATCTCGACCGTAGCGGGCAAGGCCGCTCTGAACGGAGTACAGCTCGGCGTGGATCAGGTTAACGCAGGCGGGAAGGTAAAGATTGAGCTGGTGGTGGTGGACGACGGCAACACCCCGGCCACCGCGGTGCCGGCCCTCACCAAGCTGATGACCGTAGATCGGGTGGACATCGTGATCGGCGGGCTGGCCTCGGGGGTTACCTTTGCCCTCTCGGGGCCGGTGAAGCAATACCAGCCGCTTTTCCTCTGTATCGGAGCGGCCAGCAGTGTGGTGGAGCAGGCTTTTAGCGACTACAATCGTTTCTTCCACTACCACCCCTGGGATTACCACAACGTGGCGGCGGCCCTCGAGTTCTTCAAGTACCTCTACGACAGCGGGGCCCGGCGGGTAGCCATCCTCTACGAAGATGGGCCTTTTGGCTCGGCGGGCATCCAGACCTACCGGCAGCAGCTCGAGCGCCAGGGTTACACTGTGCAGGCCGAGCCTTTCAAGTCGGGTTCGGGTAGCTTTACCGCCATTCTGACCCGCCTCAAGGGCTTCCGGCCCGACATTCTGTACTGGATCGGCTACGACGTGGACGCCCTGCCCATCGCAGCGCAAGCCCGGCAGGTGGGGCTCGAGCCCAAACTGATCTACGGGGCCCCCCCGGCCTGGCCGACTGGCTTTGAGAAAAACAAACTTTCCAACGACATAGCCGGCATGACCGCCTGGCTGCCCTCGGTAGCCAACAACGAAAGCCGCCGCTTCGTGAACCTTTACCGGCGCAAGTTCGGCGAAGTCACCGACGAGTACATGGCCCCCATGGGCTACGTGATCGCCCTGAGCCTGGGTAAAGCGCTCGAGGCCGCGGGCTCCACCGATAAAGACCGGGTCGCAGCCGAGCTGGCCAAGGTTCAGATGGATACCCCCTTCGGCCCCCTATCCTTCAAGCCCTCCGATACCGGGCGTACCCGCTACCAGGGCTTCAATCAGAGCATCTGGCTGCAATTCCAGTATCTGGAGGGCTCACGCCGGCCAGTCTTCCCGCCCAGCCGCTCCGCTCGGCCCCTGCGCTTCCCTGGTAACTACTAA
- a CDS encoding branched-chain amino acid ABC transporter permease yields the protein MELLLQTLINGILAAGIYALVASGLALAVGVVGIVNFAHGEFTMIGAFVAYLLFVSTGLDPFLSLGLAALVLFLVGAITYLGLIQPVLAAPELNQMLLTFGLSVALQNIALLVFGADTRVVSTSYQGATLSLGSLSFGVPPLLAFGLSVGILGALYGFLDRTRLGLAVRAVAQNRLAPGLLGIETQQVYLLAFGLSAALAGVAGVMLSVMLYASPTVGFAYTLKAFAIIVMAGLGNLRGVVPAAVILAMAEALVSTYVPGGGGWVEAVFFLVIFVALTWRSWRAA from the coding sequence ATGGAATTGCTACTGCAAACCCTCATCAACGGCATCCTGGCCGCCGGCATATACGCGCTGGTAGCCAGCGGACTTGCCCTCGCGGTAGGCGTGGTAGGCATCGTCAACTTTGCCCACGGCGAGTTCACCATGATCGGGGCGTTCGTCGCTTATCTGCTCTTTGTAAGCACCGGTCTGGATCCTTTCCTCTCCCTAGGATTGGCTGCCCTAGTGCTCTTTTTGGTAGGAGCCATTACCTATCTAGGGCTAATTCAACCGGTTTTGGCCGCACCCGAGCTCAACCAGATGCTGCTTACCTTTGGTCTTTCGGTAGCCTTGCAAAACATCGCCCTGTTAGTCTTTGGCGCCGATACCCGGGTGGTCTCTACCAGTTACCAGGGGGCTACCCTGAGCCTGGGGAGCCTTTCGTTTGGCGTACCACCCTTACTCGCTTTTGGGCTTTCGGTAGGTATCTTGGGTGCGCTTTACGGCTTCCTAGATCGCACCCGGCTGGGTCTGGCCGTACGAGCCGTAGCGCAAAACCGGCTGGCGCCGGGGCTTCTGGGCATCGAGACCCAGCAGGTTTACCTGCTGGCTTTTGGGCTTTCGGCTGCCCTGGCTGGAGTAGCAGGGGTAATGCTCTCGGTCATGCTTTACGCCTCCCCTACCGTGGGCTTTGCCTACACCCTCAAGGCTTTTGCCATCATCGTAATGGCCGGGCTGGGCAACCTGCGAGGGGTAGTACCTGCTGCTGTTATCTTGGCCATGGCCGAAGCCCTGGTCAGCACCTATGTACCAGGTGGAGGTGGGTGGGTGGAGGCCGTCTTTTTTCTGGTCATCTTCGTGGCCCTTACCTGGCGTAGCTGGAGGGCCGCATGA
- a CDS encoding branched-chain amino acid ABC transporter permease, translating into MILVGLLLLVALVLPGLPLGEWRAFLLDTAQFAFLISALALAWDLLARTGQLSLAHGAFFGLGAYAAALAAPALGTLPALLVGGVVAGASSLFLGLATLRLHGMYFAIATLAFSEVMRTLVLKAAFTGGAIGLPVQPAFGGAFPLGGYYLAVLVLALAAGVSLRLGRSRLHYAMAATRQGEAVARVLGVPVVRVKLQAFMISAFLAGLAGGVYAMKTLFLSPYDAFGLGRAVEALVIPIFGGLYTTTGPLLGGLIIVGLETWLRLRIGEGYLVVYGVILVLTILFLPKGLVSLFRRKEVRRA; encoded by the coding sequence ATGATACTGGTGGGACTACTTTTATTAGTAGCACTGGTACTGCCAGGACTACCGTTGGGTGAGTGGCGGGCCTTTTTGCTGGATACAGCCCAGTTTGCATTCTTGATAAGCGCTTTAGCCCTGGCCTGGGACTTGCTGGCCCGCACCGGGCAGCTCTCGCTGGCCCACGGGGCCTTCTTCGGCCTGGGGGCTTACGCTGCCGCGCTCGCGGCCCCCGCCCTGGGCACCCTTCCCGCTCTGCTGGTCGGGGGGGTGGTAGCTGGAGCCTCGAGCCTGTTTCTGGGCCTGGCCACCTTGCGGTTGCATGGGATGTATTTTGCCATCGCCACCCTGGCTTTCAGCGAGGTTATGCGTACCCTGGTACTCAAAGCAGCGTTTACCGGTGGAGCCATCGGCTTACCGGTTCAACCCGCTTTCGGTGGAGCTTTCCCCCTGGGGGGCTACTATCTAGCAGTTCTGGTACTGGCCCTGGCTGCGGGGGTGAGCCTACGCCTGGGTAGAAGCCGCCTGCACTATGCCATGGCCGCTACCCGGCAGGGCGAGGCTGTGGCGCGGGTGCTGGGGGTACCGGTGGTACGGGTTAAGCTCCAGGCTTTTATGATTTCGGCCTTTCTGGCAGGGCTAGCGGGTGGGGTCTACGCAATGAAGACGCTGTTTCTCTCCCCTTACGATGCTTTTGGTCTGGGCCGCGCGGTGGAGGCCCTGGTAATTCCCATTTTCGGTGGGCTATATACCACCACCGGGCCGTTGCTGGGTGGGCTGATCATCGTGGGCCTCGAGACCTGGCTACGGCTACGGATTGGCGAGGGCTACCTGGTGGTGTATGGGGTGATATTGGTGTTGACCATCCTATTTTTACCCAAAGGGCTGGTGAGCCTCTTTCGCCGCAAGGAGGTGAGGCGTGCTTAG
- a CDS encoding ABC transporter ATP-binding protein, with translation MLSIQGLSKRFGGVLAANSVNLRVEAGEILAVIGPNGAGKSTLLNLISGLLRPDEGRIEFLGEAITQAPPEARTWKGLGRAFQIVQPFPEMTVWENLLVGALYGKPNTPLKVAERVVEEVIQLTGLAPKAQTSAGELTLLEDKRLELARALCTRPKLLLLDEVMAGLRPSEALEAVELVRRIRDSGVTVLFIEHLMPVVRALADRVVVMDYGQVIAEGPYDLVATNPKVREAYLGRAS, from the coding sequence GTGCTTAGTATCCAGGGCCTTTCCAAGCGCTTTGGCGGGGTGCTCGCGGCCAACTCGGTCAATCTCCGGGTAGAGGCCGGTGAAATTCTGGCGGTGATTGGCCCCAACGGCGCAGGCAAAAGCACTCTCCTGAACCTGATCTCAGGTCTTTTGCGGCCCGACGAGGGTCGGATCGAGTTTTTGGGTGAAGCCATTACCCAGGCCCCCCCCGAGGCGCGCACCTGGAAGGGGCTGGGGCGGGCTTTTCAGATCGTGCAGCCGTTCCCCGAGATGACCGTGTGGGAAAATCTTCTGGTCGGGGCCCTGTACGGCAAACCCAACACCCCGCTCAAAGTGGCCGAACGCGTGGTGGAGGAGGTCATCCAACTAACCGGGCTGGCCCCCAAAGCCCAGACCTCAGCTGGAGAACTCACGCTTTTAGAAGATAAACGGCTGGAGCTGGCTCGAGCCCTTTGCACCAGACCCAAGCTCTTGCTCCTGGATGAGGTAATGGCCGGGCTGCGCCCTTCGGAGGCTTTGGAGGCGGTGGAGCTGGTACGGCGTATTCGCGATAGCGGTGTAACTGTGCTTTTCATCGAGCATCTCATGCCGGTCGTGCGGGCCCTGGCCGACAGGGTGGTGGTAATGGATTACGGCCAGGTAATAGCGGAAGGCCCCTACGACCTGGTAGCCACCAACCCCAAGGTGCGCGAGGCCTATCTAGGGAGGGCTTCGTGA
- a CDS encoding ABC transporter ATP-binding protein — protein MRLSVTNLTTGYGKAQVLFGLTLEVATGELVALLGANGAGKTTALRSISGLLRPWGGEVRLDESSLLSLSAAQRARRGLGHVPEGRQLFPLMSVEENLLLGSAFLAWPQRQEQLERIYTLFPRLAERRGQMAGTLSGGEQQMLAIGRALMGRPRILMVDEPSLGLSPKLAEEVLTTLAQVKAEGVGVLLVEQNVALSLEVADRGYVVEQGKVVLSGSAKELLSNQGVQKAYLAL, from the coding sequence GTGAGGCTCAGCGTAACCAATCTAACAACCGGCTACGGCAAAGCCCAGGTGCTGTTTGGACTCACACTCGAGGTAGCCACAGGCGAGCTGGTGGCCCTTCTGGGGGCCAACGGGGCCGGCAAGACCACAGCCTTGCGCAGCATCTCCGGCCTGCTACGGCCCTGGGGCGGCGAGGTGCGATTGGATGAGTCCAGCCTGTTGAGCCTCTCGGCAGCCCAGCGGGCCCGCCGGGGCCTGGGGCACGTACCCGAGGGACGGCAGCTTTTCCCCCTGATGAGCGTTGAGGAAAACCTGCTTCTGGGTTCAGCTTTTCTGGCCTGGCCCCAGCGGCAGGAACAGTTGGAACGCATCTACACCCTCTTCCCCCGCCTAGCCGAGCGGCGGGGCCAGATGGCCGGCACCCTTTCTGGGGGTGAGCAGCAGATGCTGGCAATCGGGCGGGCCCTGATGGGCCGGCCCAGAATTCTGATGGTAGACGAACCCAGCCTGGGGCTTTCCCCTAAGCTGGCCGAGGAGGTGCTGACCACCCTGGCCCAGGTGAAGGCCGAAGGGGTGGGGGTGCTGCTGGTCGAACAGAACGTGGCGCTGTCGCTGGAGGTGGCCGACCGGGGCTATGTGGTGGAGCAAGGGAAGGTGGTTCTGAGCGGTAGCGCCAAAGAGCTTTTGAGCAATCAGGGGGTACAGAAGGCCTACCTGGCTTTGTGA
- a CDS encoding 3-hydroxybutyrate dehydrogenase: MQLDGKTALITGAGSGIGKAIAEVFVREGAKVILNDLSPAAGEVAAAVGGSFIQADLSDQRAVKDLARQALELGPIDILVNNAGLQRIHPVDEFPLETWNLMLQVLLTAPFQLIQYILPTMKQKRWGRIINIASLHGLVASPYKSAYISAKHGLLGLTKTVALEVGEYGITCNAICPAYVRTPLVESQIADQARTLGIPEAAVVGQVMLAPAAIKRLIEPVEVAEYALFLASDRAGAITGSAQVMDLGWTAR; encoded by the coding sequence ATGCAGCTAGATGGAAAAACAGCCCTCATCACCGGCGCTGGTAGTGGCATTGGCAAGGCCATCGCCGAAGTGTTCGTCAGGGAAGGGGCCAAGGTAATCCTGAACGACCTGTCCCCCGCAGCGGGAGAAGTCGCCGCAGCCGTGGGGGGCAGCTTTATTCAGGCCGATCTCTCCGATCAGCGGGCGGTGAAAGACCTGGCCCGGCAGGCGCTTGAGCTAGGCCCTATCGACATCCTGGTCAACAACGCAGGCCTACAACGCATCCATCCGGTGGATGAGTTTCCCCTGGAAACCTGGAACCTCATGCTCCAGGTGCTGCTCACTGCTCCCTTTCAGCTCATTCAATACATCCTGCCCACCATGAAGCAAAAGCGTTGGGGCCGGATCATCAACATCGCTTCGTTGCACGGATTGGTCGCCAGCCCTTATAAATCGGCTTACATTTCGGCCAAGCACGGTCTGTTGGGCCTGACCAAAACTGTGGCCCTCGAGGTTGGCGAGTACGGCATCACCTGCAACGCCATCTGCCCGGCCTACGTGCGCACCCCCTTGGTAGAGTCACAAATTGCCGACCAGGCCCGTACTCTGGGCATCCCCGAAGCCGCGGTCGTTGGGCAAGTGATGCTGGCTCCCGCCGCCATCAAACGCTTGATTGAGCCCGTGGAAGTAGCTGAGTACGCGCTCTTCCTGGCCTCCGACAGGGCTGGGGCCATTACGGGTTCGGCCCAGGTGATGGATCTGGGCTGGACGGCCCGTTAG